A window from Anaerolineales bacterium encodes these proteins:
- a CDS encoding SDR family NAD(P)-dependent oxidoreductase, whose product MKVADKIIAVTGGGNGMGRELVLQLLARGAKVAAIDIKKDALDETEELAGSRRGGFAEFVVDITDRAAVAKLPDRVVERFGAVDGVINNAGIIQPFVKLNELQFDAIERVMNINFYGTVNMVKAFLPHLLARPEAHVVNVSSMGGFLPVPGQTVYGASKAAVKLLTEGLFTELLSTNVRVTIVFPGALGTNIAANSGVSIAGASDKQSSFKTLPPERAAEIILDGMERNKYRILVGQDAAFMDFLCRLSPERAARMIYNQMKSLLGG is encoded by the coding sequence ATGAAAGTCGCGGACAAGATCATCGCCGTAACCGGCGGCGGAAACGGAATGGGGCGGGAGCTGGTGCTGCAACTCCTGGCCCGCGGCGCGAAGGTCGCCGCGATCGACATCAAAAAGGACGCCCTGGACGAAACCGAGGAGCTGGCCGGAAGCAGGCGCGGCGGCTTCGCCGAGTTCGTCGTCGATATCACCGACCGGGCGGCGGTGGCGAAGCTGCCCGATCGGGTCGTCGAACGCTTCGGCGCGGTCGACGGCGTGATCAACAACGCCGGGATCATCCAGCCGTTCGTAAAGCTGAACGAACTGCAATTCGACGCGATCGAACGGGTGATGAACATCAATTTCTACGGCACGGTCAACATGGTCAAGGCCTTCCTCCCGCACCTGCTCGCGCGGCCGGAGGCACACGTCGTCAACGTCTCCAGCATGGGCGGCTTCCTGCCGGTGCCGGGCCAGACGGTCTACGGGGCTTCCAAGGCGGCGGTGAAGCTCCTCACCGAGGGCCTGTTCACCGAACTGCTTTCGACCAACGTGCGGGTGACGATCGTGTTCCCGGGCGCGCTGGGGACGAACATCGCCGCCAATTCCGGCGTGAGCATCGCCGGCGCCTCGGACAAGCAGAGTTCCTTTAAAACGCTGCCGCCCGAGCGGGCGGCGGAAATCATCCTCGACGGGATGGAACGGAACAAGTACCGGATCCTGGTCGGGCAGGACGCGGCCTTCATGGATTTCCTGTGCCGGTTGAGCCCGGAGCGGGCCGCGCGGATGATCTACAACCAGATGAAGTCGCTGTTGGGGGGCTGA
- a CDS encoding sensor histidine kinase, with translation MPEKRAVPQRDVWEQWDWVWHVSAYAFFGLTVAVFLGNAPAGGLLPGFLILAALLAVWYIPFVANPVTRWWNNPALCGLHFLLGWALWGGLIALDAVALLLAGMFYPMIFTRLRLLWAVAAALVQTFLICALFVIRHAPEDWFPASIVGLGILAGAVLLGAFIAALASQSSKRQRLLEEFTRTRAELLKAEREMGVLAERQRLAREIHDTLAQQFASIIMHLSAARLGDPVAAPASLRQAEQAAREGLEEARRIVWDPYPGETLSASLVEDLEVAAARFSVESAVAAELAVTGNPRPLDSSVEFALLRICREALQNVNKHARARKVTVTLSYMPGAVALDVADDGRGFDPGRSGRGFGLKSMRERAEELGGAFTVESRPGSGAKIAVSVPAGDSQ, from the coding sequence ATGCCGGAGAAAAGGGCGGTTCCCCAAAGGGACGTCTGGGAGCAGTGGGACTGGGTTTGGCACGTCTCGGCCTATGCGTTTTTCGGTCTGACCGTCGCCGTATTCCTCGGCAACGCCCCCGCCGGCGGCCTTTTGCCCGGCTTTCTGATTCTCGCCGCACTGCTCGCGGTCTGGTACATCCCCTTCGTCGCCAATCCCGTTACGCGCTGGTGGAACAACCCCGCATTGTGCGGGCTGCATTTTCTTCTCGGTTGGGCGTTGTGGGGCGGGCTGATCGCGCTCGATGCCGTCGCCCTGCTGTTGGCGGGGATGTTTTATCCGATGATTTTCACGCGGCTGCGCCTCCTCTGGGCGGTAGCGGCGGCCTTGGTTCAGACGTTCCTCATCTGCGCGCTCTTCGTGATCCGCCATGCGCCGGAAGATTGGTTCCCCGCGTCGATCGTCGGTTTGGGGATTCTGGCAGGCGCGGTCCTCCTCGGGGCTTTCATCGCCGCGCTGGCCTCTCAGAGTTCGAAGCGCCAACGCCTGTTGGAGGAATTCACCCGGACCCGCGCCGAGCTGCTGAAGGCCGAGCGCGAAATGGGCGTGTTGGCGGAGCGCCAGCGCCTGGCGCGCGAGATTCACGACACGCTCGCCCAGCAATTCGCTTCCATCATCATGCACCTCTCGGCCGCGCGCCTGGGCGATCCGGTGGCGGCTCCGGCAAGCCTGCGGCAGGCCGAACAAGCCGCCCGCGAAGGCCTCGAGGAAGCCCGGCGCATCGTCTGGGATCCGTACCCCGGGGAAACCTTGAGCGCTTCGTTGGTCGAGGACTTGGAAGTCGCGGCGGCGCGCTTCTCGGTGGAAAGCGCCGTCGCCGCCGAGCTGGCCGTCACCGGAAATCCACGCCCGCTGGATTCGTCCGTGGAATTCGCCCTGCTGCGCATTTGCCGCGAGGCGCTGCAGAACGTCAACAAACACGCCCGGGCGCGGAAAGTCACGGTCACCCTCTCCTATATGCCCGGCGCCGTCGCGCTGGACGTGGCGGACGACGGCCGGGGCTTCGATCCCGGGCGGAGCGGGCGTGGATTCGGGCTGAA
- a CDS encoding CPBP family intramembrane metalloprotease produces the protein MNAAEVDKKTVWRNLAIVTVLLVLLIGPNFGPVPGLLGGRLSIEASVVALLASFWIGFCVILAVILRMSGGMSLRDLLRSLGLGAPTRTAAAVVGLLLGLLWGVLFLTSIFQFDPDADIARIDGFRILTAVIAATGALLEDFVTRGFLMNQLQKIRIPGWVQVLGSGLVFALYHTIWGFNIFSFLFSLVYGVMLGGLFLWGKRSLTPVILGHSLAVLISEPFASMLIFLAAKM, from the coding sequence ATGAACGCCGCAGAGGTCGATAAAAAAACCGTCTGGCGCAATCTGGCAATCGTCACCGTTCTCCTCGTCTTGCTGATCGGCCCGAACTTCGGCCCCGTTCCCGGCCTGCTGGGCGGGCGGCTGTCGATCGAAGCTTCGGTCGTCGCCCTGCTGGCCTCGTTCTGGATCGGTTTTTGCGTGATCCTCGCCGTCATTCTGCGGATGAGCGGCGGCATGTCCTTGCGCGATCTGCTGCGCTCGCTGGGCCTCGGCGCCCCCACCCGCACGGCCGCGGCGGTCGTCGGATTGCTGTTGGGCCTGCTGTGGGGCGTTCTGTTCCTGACCAGCATCTTCCAATTCGACCCCGACGCCGACATCGCCCGGATCGACGGATTCCGGATCCTGACCGCGGTGATCGCCGCGACGGGCGCGCTGCTCGAGGATTTCGTCACGCGCGGCTTCCTGATGAACCAATTGCAGAAGATCCGCATCCCGGGTTGGGTCCAGGTGTTGGGCTCGGGGCTGGTGTTCGCCCTCTACCACACGATCTGGGGATTCAACATCTTCTCCTTTCTCTTCAGTCTGGTGTACGGCGTGATGCTCGGCGGCCTGTTCCTGTGGGGGAAGCGCAGCCTGACCCCCGTCATCCTGGGGCACAGCCTGGCGGTGTTGATCTCCGAACCGTTTGCCTCGATGTTGATTTTTCTGGCGGCGAAGATGTAA